In the Salinirubrum litoreum genome, one interval contains:
- a CDS encoding 30S ribosomal protein S15, whose amino-acid sequence MARMHTRRRGSSDSDKPVTDEPPEWSDVDSEAIEERVVELAEQGHDPSQIGLALRDEGVKGTPIPNVKLATGKKVTEILEDHDADPDLPEDLRNLMERAITLREHVEENGQDHQNRRALQNTESKIRRLVSYYRGGKLDEDFTYSYDAAKELLD is encoded by the coding sequence ATGGCACGAATGCACACCCGCCGTCGCGGGAGTTCCGACTCGGACAAGCCCGTGACAGACGAACCGCCGGAGTGGAGTGACGTAGACAGCGAGGCCATCGAGGAGCGAGTCGTGGAACTCGCAGAGCAGGGCCACGACCCGAGCCAGATCGGACTCGCGCTTCGGGACGAGGGCGTGAAGGGCACGCCGATCCCGAACGTGAAGCTGGCGACCGGCAAGAAGGTCACCGAGATTCTCGAGGACCACGACGCCGACCCCGATCTGCCCGAGGACCTCCGGAACCTGATGGAACGCGCCATCACCCTCCGCGAGCACGTGGAGGAGAACGGTCAGGACCACCAGAACCGCCGCGCACTCCAGAACACGGAGTCGAAGATCCGTCGGCTCGTCTCCTACTACCGGGGCGGCAAGCTCGACGAAGACTTCACGTACAGCTACGACGCCGCGAAAGAACTCCTCGACTAG
- a CDS encoding DUF4382 domain-containing protein, protein MERRNFLEATATLATASTVGLAGCSAMSGTATGTLATRVSDQPGDIADFEECIVTITEVWAKPADGELVEKDVEETDADLTELQGEASSLVDEVELETGEYSFLQVQINETSATLTDGSEANVQVPGEAPLKFEKSFEIRAGETTQFTADFTPVKAGGSGMYNLQPVAEEVTVTYEDEETESGNQTTGGNESA, encoded by the coding sequence ATGGAACGACGCAACTTCCTCGAGGCGACGGCGACACTCGCCACAGCGAGCACGGTCGGACTCGCCGGCTGTTCGGCGATGAGTGGCACCGCGACCGGGACGCTGGCGACGCGGGTCAGCGACCAGCCCGGCGACATCGCCGACTTCGAGGAGTGTATCGTCACGATCACCGAGGTCTGGGCCAAGCCCGCCGACGGTGAACTCGTCGAGAAAGACGTCGAGGAGACCGACGCGGACCTGACGGAGTTGCAGGGCGAGGCGTCGTCGCTGGTCGACGAGGTCGAACTGGAGACCGGCGAGTACAGCTTCCTGCAGGTGCAGATCAACGAGACGAGCGCGACGCTGACCGACGGGAGCGAGGCGAACGTGCAGGTCCCCGGCGAGGCGCCCCTGAAGTTCGAGAAGAGCTTCGAGATCCGGGCGGGCGAGACGACGCAGTTCACCGCCGACTTCACGCCGGTCAAGGCCGGCGGCAGTGGGATGTACAACCTCCAACCGGTCGCCGAGGAAGTGACCGTGACCTACGAGGACGAGGAGACCGAGAGCGGCAACCAGACGACCGGCGGCAACGAGTCCGCGTAA
- a CDS encoding type II secretion system F family protein, with the protein MSLDTGGPSVGGGNSADALGDAFYPLFQWLFDPDGDFVHDIETKLAEARMGDTVEMFISQALAIGVIAGGALWLVGSLLAYGLFALGILSTEMLSIGLPAPSPGALQTIEALKMPAAVLFSGLFFGAIGFGMGFGTLLAIPYSRASARKREINMLLSDSVSFMYALSVGGLNQLEILEAMAKAEDTYGEVAREFQGIVQETEYFGTDYRNAIQNQAEATPSDELSQFLTDMLSIVNSGGNMEQFLDDKKDKHMRTAQQQQEMTLETLELFGEMYMTLSLFPLLLIIILVIMSMLGNADQLLLYATVYGLIPLTGVGFLVLVSTVKEDEPGDGYLSPQEGTDRLAESNKEGLLHLGLIESFAGTFGVFDRIKSKEGTYKTKELLKAPHLFFRDNPLYTLALTVPAALVLLAVALVQGVAPTSWDGMVAQPVWGTFIWVYVPIYITAFPLAFFREWNQRSRNAVVSKLSDNLRKLSSANDTGQTLLESVKTVSETSSGKLADEFDVMYAKVNYGMSLREALVEFNNKYHIPRLARTVKLITKAQEASSQITDVLTTAAQASENQDDIARERKSRTRMQVVIIIMTYLTLLAVMAILKTQFLDVMSGLTDQASSGGGGGGAAAGGTSFGASIDTNLLSVLFFHAVTLQAILSGFISGYIRDADILSGVKFVIILQTIALAVWIVVG; encoded by the coding sequence ATGAGTCTCGACACGGGTGGACCGAGCGTCGGCGGCGGAAACAGCGCGGACGCGCTCGGTGACGCCTTCTACCCGCTGTTCCAGTGGTTGTTCGACCCCGACGGCGACTTCGTCCACGACATCGAGACGAAACTGGCGGAAGCACGGATGGGCGACACCGTCGAGATGTTCATCTCGCAGGCGCTCGCGATCGGCGTCATCGCGGGGGGCGCGCTGTGGTTGGTCGGCAGTCTGCTCGCCTACGGCCTGTTCGCACTCGGTATTCTGAGTACGGAGATGTTGTCTATCGGACTCCCCGCCCCGAGTCCGGGGGCGTTACAGACCATCGAGGCGCTGAAGATGCCCGCCGCCGTGCTGTTCTCGGGGCTGTTCTTCGGTGCCATCGGCTTCGGGATGGGGTTCGGGACACTGCTGGCCATCCCCTACTCGCGGGCGTCGGCGCGGAAACGCGAGATCAACATGCTCCTCTCCGATTCGGTGTCGTTCATGTACGCCCTGTCGGTCGGGGGGCTGAACCAGTTGGAGATTCTGGAGGCGATGGCGAAGGCCGAGGACACCTACGGCGAGGTGGCCCGCGAGTTCCAGGGCATCGTCCAGGAGACCGAGTACTTCGGCACCGACTACCGGAACGCCATCCAGAATCAAGCCGAAGCGACCCCGAGCGACGAACTCTCGCAGTTCCTGACGGACATGCTCTCTATCGTCAACTCCGGCGGGAACATGGAGCAGTTCCTGGACGACAAGAAGGACAAGCACATGCGGACCGCCCAGCAGCAACAGGAGATGACCCTGGAGACGCTGGAACTGTTCGGCGAGATGTACATGACGCTCTCGCTGTTTCCGCTCCTGCTCATCATCATCCTCGTCATCATGTCGATGCTGGGCAACGCTGACCAACTCCTCCTGTACGCGACCGTCTACGGCCTGATTCCCCTCACGGGCGTCGGGTTCCTCGTGCTGGTCTCGACGGTGAAGGAGGACGAACCGGGCGACGGCTACCTCAGCCCGCAGGAGGGGACCGACCGCCTCGCCGAGTCGAACAAAGAGGGCCTGCTCCACCTCGGCCTCATCGAGAGCTTCGCGGGCACCTTCGGCGTCTTCGACCGCATCAAGAGCAAGGAGGGCACCTACAAGACGAAGGAACTGCTCAAAGCGCCGCACCTGTTCTTCCGGGACAACCCGCTGTACACGCTGGCGCTGACGGTCCCGGCCGCGCTGGTCCTGCTGGCAGTCGCGCTGGTGCAGGGCGTCGCACCGACCTCGTGGGACGGGATGGTCGCACAACCGGTCTGGGGGACGTTCATCTGGGTGTACGTGCCGATCTACATCACCGCGTTCCCGCTCGCCTTCTTCCGGGAGTGGAACCAGCGGTCGCGCAACGCGGTCGTGAGCAAACTGTCGGACAACCTCCGGAAACTCTCCAGTGCGAACGACACCGGCCAGACCCTGCTCGAATCGGTCAAGACCGTCTCGGAGACCTCGTCCGGGAAACTCGCTGACGAGTTCGACGTGATGTACGCGAAGGTGAACTACGGGATGAGCCTCCGGGAGGCGCTGGTCGAGTTCAACAACAAGTACCACATCCCGCGACTCGCCCGCACGGTGAAGCTGATCACGAAGGCACAGGAGGCCTCCAGCCAGATCACGGACGTACTGACCACGGCGGCACAGGCCTCCGAGAACCAGGACGACATCGCCCGCGAACGCAAGTCCCGCACCCGGATGCAGGTCGTCATCATCATCATGACGTACCTCACCCTGCTCGCGGTGATGGCGATCCTGAAGACCCAGTTCCTCGACGTGATGTCGGGGCTGACCGATCAGGCGAGTTCCGGCGGCGGCGGTGGCGGCGCGGCGGCCGGCGGCACCTCCTTCGGTGCGAGCATCGACACGAACCTGCTGTCGGTGCTGTTCTTCCACGCGGTCACCCTGCAGGCGATCCTCTCGGGGTTCATCTCGGGGTACATCCGCGACGCGGACATCCTCTCGGGCGTGAAGTTCGTCATCATCCTGCAGACCATCGCGCTGGCGGTCTGGATCGTCGTCGGCTGA